The Camelina sativa cultivar DH55 chromosome 18, Cs, whole genome shotgun sequence DNA window TAATTGATCATTATCAATGGAGACGTTTTTGGTATGAATCAGCAGAACGTTGTAGCCATGGAAATTGCTTCTTGTTCGATTGTTAACAATCTTCAACTTTCTTGTACAACCAAGACTTCTCTTTTCAATCGATATCTGAGCGAGCGAGCCTCACACGACACTGGAAGACGcaatttcttgtctttttccaATTTCCCAGGAAAACCCCAAATTCTCGGAACATGCTTGCGATTGCAGAGATACTCTTCGGTTTGCTTATCAGCGAGCCGAGAAGACGCAAACCCATCTGAAGAATTCGGCGTGATACTTGAAGTTGATGGGTAAGTAAGTTCCGATTAAGAAAAAAGCTTCGAACTTTCTGATGAGATTGTTATGGGTTTGAAGCAAGTTCTTGGTTTTGGTTCAGTGTTCGTTAacttttgattcttttgtttggttctgTTTGTTTTCAGGGTTATGATTGATACATGGTCCAGTAATCGCCAAGCTTTCAATCTAGGTGCGTCGTAAAATCACCCATTCTTTTAGAGGAATTTTACAAAGTGAATAACCTACGAGCTTTGTGCTCAGaggttgtttttattttttgtttttttttttctgatgtgGTTGCTTCTTGTTGTTAAATACTAGCTTTTCAAAAGCTTGGGCTTGATTGTGCAAATTGGCCTGAACCAGTTTATTCAGACCTCTTGAGGTATGCTATCTAGGTTTGTGACTTGTGTTTTCCGCTTGGCTTTTGGTTCATTGAAGTTTGTGAAGTTTGCTTCAAACTTTGACAACATTTAGTTTGAGTTCATTTTACAATTGCATTTCGTTGTTTATTACCAGAAAGGGTGCTGCTGATGAAGAGAAAATGTTGCTTTTGTATTTTAACCAAGTATGTTGTCAACTTTTTGCTTAAACATCATTACCAAGTCCCACACAGTTATCAAAGTCTggcatcttctttttttttctcacttgtTTGTCTCCCTCTTTTCAGATTGGTTGGCCTTCGTCGTTGCCAACCAGTGAGAAAGCCAGTTTTGTAAAAAGTGTTTTGCGAGAAAAGGTTGTATGCATAGATGAACACAAGGCTATTCTCTTTGAAGTTAAGGTTTGATAACTCCATCGATTTCTTAACTCCCAACTTGTTTGTTGGCAGAAAAATGCAATGGATGAGTTTCTAATGTCGAAAAGTTTACCTCTGAAATCTGGAGTCCAAGAGTGAGTCTTTTAGATATATGCCTGCTGATCTCTCTTGTAGACTACAACAAAGaactagagttttttttttcttgtacttGTAAATTCGTAGTCTTACTTTTTTGAGATGTAGGTTTATCCATAATGCATCCACGGAGAGAGTACCTGTTGGTATCGTAACAGCCTACTGCAAGAGTGGTGACAAAGTAGCCCTGTAAGTAGTTAAACTAGTCTTTGGTTCTGGCTGCTCAAAATGCACAAATTTCAGTTCTTCTGGAGATCGCTAGGGTTCATATGCATATGATTTTGATAGAATCCGTGATATTCTCAAATGTTTAATGTGTTGGAAACAACAGTATCCCTAGGAAATTGCTTCAGAATCTTGAGGTTTCATGTAATTTCCTTCTTGTGATTGTATAATCTCACATATTAGAAAGACAAAATAATGCAAGGTGAAAAGTAGTAGTATTTGTGAGGAAACTCTACAAAACAATCATATGGACAACTTGTAATTAGAGTAATAtcatattcatcaaaaaaacCTTTGCTTTACAACTAGTGTAACAGAGCTTAAAGATGGAAAAGTTCTacattttttgtgttatttctaAACAAGTTTGATCGTTTCTTATCTATGATGTGATTATATAACAGATCCATTGTCGAGATGCTTGGCCAAGAAAGACTTCCAAATGTGAAGGTTATTGGAGACAATGAGGTCGAACAGAGTATGTATGGACAACTTGTTCTTGGCAAAGGAGTTTCTTCAAGTCTAGAGGAGCAACTAGTGAAGGAAGTAAAAAAAGCAGGTATAGATCTCGGAGACAATATGcaaatactttttttatatctaagaTCTCCTCTTGTAATTGTAGTAGATATCTCATCCTCCTAATTTTTGTCTGACTAGCGTCTGCTGAGAAACAGAGGATAGCAGAAGAAGTTGCATCGATGCTAAAGCTAAGTGTTGATATTGACACAACCTCATCTGAGAGGTGAgactttttgttcttctctccaaaaattCCAATTCCATACCTTGACAAAATAAGTGTTgtcttctcattttcttttctgcTTTCTCCAGATTGGAAAAAATTGTTGTTGCATTGCGTGCTGCTGCGGAACACATAGGATTACCCGTAAAAAACTGTATACTTGTTGCTGGTAGCCAACCTGGAGTTTCTGCTGCAAAGATGATAGGCATGCCGTGTGTAGTCATGCGAAGCAGGTATGATGTTCAGTTTCTGATGTCTCTTTCTGGATTGTTGTTGCTTAGTCTACTCAGTTTAAAGCCTGAAAGGTGCTTCTGTTGAGCATTGTTCGTTTGTTCATTTTCTTTACCATTCTTTTTTCTTGCAGTTTAACTGCAAGAGGTGAGTTTCCGTCAGCAAAAGGCGTAATGGATGGGTTTGGAGGTGCAGACCTAACAATCCCTAAACTTAGGAACAAATTTAAGTCTTGAAGAAACCATTCAAGAAAGTTGTCTAAAGTTCAGAATCTGGAAAATACTGTCGAGTTTATGCTCACTTCTCGAAGATTTTGTGAAGTTTTcgacttgatatatatatatataactacatGTTTGTACAACTTGATTCTTTGTAATGTATTGGACTACTGGCGCGATTAATTTTCCGACATCATCTTTTCCAACATCGAAATTACATATTCTTCACGGTTAATCATCGTTGATCcacctttattttgttttgtatattatgaatttgatatttttggttcGAACTTTTTTTGTGATCTCCGTTATTAGTTTGTAGTattgcctatatatatatagaatatctatatatatatattagtattagcTTTTGGATATGTAAGTGTAACCACATGATATGAGGTCGTAAGAACAGTCGATTGTAATATAGATTTGTTATATTCACTCTTCTGAACAGTAAGGAAAGGGACGATGAACAGAAAGTTGggacttttttttatctcttttgctTTACTTAAGTTCTCtgtttgtgtttatgttggCGGTTAGTATTTTACTCCTGATTATAACAAAGCTCATGAAGAAACTTACAGCAATCACAGAGAAGTGCTCAAGTACCAGATCATTCCCAAGATTTGATGCATTAGTCTCTGTAAAATCTGATGAAGTTGTCAAACACATGATAGAGGAATATAACCGTCACGAAACCCCTAAACTCAGAACCTTCTTGTTTCCTGCAAACCCGGTTGTTCTCGAGAATCAGTTAGGCACCATCGAGCCAAAGACCATTGAGCAACATTACATTGAAGCCATCAACGGTATTCTTCTCACACCCAAGAGTGCTTCTTCTCTTCGTGCTCCCATCAAAACGCGACCTTCCTTCACCGTCTCTACTTGCTCCTCTCCCAGATCAGAATCATCACCTGATGGATACAGTCAAATCCGCCTGATACGAGTTTTCAGAACAACAGCTACCAGTTGAGCAGGCTTTACCCAATGCATAGAGTACATAGCAGTCCAAACATC harbors:
- the LOC104760410 gene encoding haloacid dehalogenase-like hydrolase domain-containing protein At3g48420; the encoded protein is MNQQNVVAMEIASCSIVNNLQLSCTTKTSLFNRYLSERASHDTGRRNFLSFSNFPGKPQILGTCLRLQRYSSVCLSASREDANPSEEFGVILEVDGVMIDTWSSNRQAFNLAFQKLGLDCANWPEPVYSDLLRKGAADEEKMLLLYFNQIGWPSSLPTSEKASFVKSVLREKKNAMDEFLMSKSLPLKSGVQEFIHNASTERVPVGIVTAYCKSGDKVALSIVEMLGQERLPNVKVIGDNEVEQSMYGQLVLGKGVSSSLEEQLVKEVKKAASAEKQRIAEEVASMLKLSVDIDTTSSERLEKIVVALRAAAEHIGLPVKNCILVAGSQPGVSAAKMIGMPCVVMRSSLTARGEFPSAKGVMDGFGGADLTIPKLRNKFKS